Proteins encoded together in one Musa acuminata AAA Group cultivar baxijiao chromosome BXJ3-6, Cavendish_Baxijiao_AAA, whole genome shotgun sequence window:
- the LOC135639581 gene encoding uncharacterized protein LOC135639581 isoform X4: MGKRRRMYWLLKTEPEEWSWEDQRSNGGVSTWDGVRNRQAVNHMKAMRAGDRCFFYHSGAAARRVVGVVEVVKPWYTIAAGGEDGAVDVRSMGEMRKPVELREIKAEAEAKAMKGFALLKQPRLSVVPVPEGIWERICEMGGGYGDAAAEEEEEEAQPSSPEEEEQDE, from the coding sequence ATGGGGAAGCGGCGGCGGATGTACTGGCTGCTGAAGACGGAGCCGGAGGAGTGGTCGTGGGAGGACCAGCGGTCCAACGGCGGCGTTTCGACCTGGGACGGCGTCCGAAACCGACAGGCTGTCAACCACATGAAGGCCATGCGGGCGGGCGACCGCTGCTTCTTCTACCACTCCGGCGCCGCCGCCCGCCGCGTCGTGGGCGTCGTCGAGGTCGTCAAACCCTGGTACACTATCGCCGCCGGAGGTGAAGACGGCGCGGTGGACGTTCGGTCTATGGGGGAGATGCGGAAGCCCGTCGAACTACGGGAGAtcaaggcggaggcggaggctaaGGCCATGAAGGGGTTCGCGCTTCTGAAGCAGCCGCGACTGTCGGTGGTGCCCGTGCCCGAGGGCATCTGGGAGAGAATCTGCGAGATGGGCGGTGGATACGGAGATGCAGcggcagaggaagaggaggaggaagcgcaGCCGTCGtcgccggaggaggaggagcaagacGAGTGA